A genome region from Tursiops truncatus isolate mTurTru1 chromosome 15, mTurTru1.mat.Y, whole genome shotgun sequence includes the following:
- the CCL24 gene encoding C-C motif chemokine 24 produces MAAPMTMATGLLLMVLCTYCIVLTGSMIIPSSCCLAFISKRIPERRVINYQLSNRSVCPKAGVIFTTRKGQRFCGNPKLLWVQRYMKNLDAKQKKASSRTRVMGAKVAVQRHPANSTFI; encoded by the exons ATGGCAGCCCCCATGACCATGGCAACCGGCCTCCTGCTCATGGTCCTGTGCACCTACTGCATTGTCCTTACAG GCTCCATGATCATCCCCTCTTCCTGCTGCTTAGCCTTCATTTCCAAGAGAATTCCTGAGAGACGAGTGATAAACTACCAGCTGTCCAACAGGAGTGTCTGCCCCAAGGCAGGAGTGAT CTTCACCACCAGGAAGGGCCAGAGGTTCTGTGGCAACCCCAAGTTGCTGTGGGTCCAGAGGTACATGAAGAACTTGGATGCCAAGCAGAAGAAAGCCTCCAGTAGGACCAGAGTGATGGGTGCCAAAGTCGCTGTCCAGAGGCACCCTGCCAACAGCACCTTCATCTAA